A single window of Hyphomicrobiales bacterium DNA harbors:
- the alkJ gene encoding Alcohol dehydrogenase (acceptor), translated as MIDAGTFDYVVIGAGTAGCLMANRLSADPKRSVCLLEAGGRDNWIWFHVPVGYLYAIGNPRADWMFTTEAETGLKGRVLNYPRGKVIGGCSAINAMIYMRGQRQDYDRWRDLGLKGWGWEDVHPLFRRHLDHYLGEGEHHGVGGEWRVEEPRVRWALLDAFLEAAVEAGIPRTNDFNTGSNEGIAYFHVNQKRGRRWSAARGFLKPVLKRPGLKLETQAHVAQLVVEDGRVTGVDFIQGGERKRVRARAEVVLCAGAVGSPQILQLSGIGDAERLSALGIRVTHNAPGVGENLQDHLQLRPIYRVKGIRTLNEDYGSLPRKGVMALEYALFRRGALTMAPSQLGAFTRSSPDHATPNIQFHVQPLSLDKFGEMPHAFPAFTASVCNLRPTSRGSVRLASPNPTVQPAIRLNSLTTPEDERVAIDSLKVVRHIASMPALQRYHPEEYRPGPAAVTDDDLLDAARQIGTTIFHPVGTAKMGTDDDPMAVVDNRLRVRGLSGLRVADASVMPFITSGNTNSPTLMIAEKAAAMIREDNA; from the coding sequence ATGATCGACGCGGGAACATTTGACTATGTCGTTATCGGTGCCGGCACAGCCGGCTGCCTCATGGCCAACAGGCTGTCGGCTGATCCTAAACGCAGTGTTTGTCTTCTGGAAGCGGGCGGGCGCGACAACTGGATCTGGTTTCACGTGCCCGTAGGCTACCTCTACGCCATCGGCAATCCTCGCGCCGACTGGATGTTCACGACAGAAGCCGAGACCGGGCTGAAAGGCCGTGTCCTCAACTATCCCCGCGGCAAGGTGATCGGCGGCTGCTCGGCCATCAACGCCATGATCTACATGCGTGGCCAGCGACAGGACTACGACCGGTGGCGTGACCTCGGCCTCAAGGGCTGGGGTTGGGAGGATGTGCATCCGCTGTTCCGCCGCCATCTCGATCACTACCTCGGCGAGGGCGAGCACCACGGCGTGGGCGGAGAGTGGCGCGTCGAGGAGCCGAGAGTCCGCTGGGCTCTGCTTGATGCCTTCCTTGAGGCTGCGGTCGAGGCTGGCATTCCCCGAACTAACGACTTCAATACCGGCAGCAACGAAGGCATCGCGTATTTTCATGTCAACCAGAAGCGTGGCCGCCGCTGGTCTGCCGCGCGCGGTTTCCTGAAGCCCGTGTTGAAGCGTCCCGGGCTTAAACTTGAGACACAGGCCCATGTCGCGCAGCTTGTCGTGGAGGATGGCCGGGTGACGGGCGTCGACTTCATCCAAGGTGGCGAGCGTAAGCGTGTGCGCGCCCGCGCCGAGGTCGTCCTATGTGCCGGCGCGGTTGGCTCGCCGCAGATCCTGCAATTGTCGGGAATTGGTGACGCCGAGCGCCTGAGCGCGCTCGGAATCCGCGTGACCCACAATGCTCCGGGCGTCGGAGAGAATCTGCAAGACCATCTCCAACTCCGACCGATCTATCGCGTCAAAGGGATCCGCACGCTGAACGAGGACTATGGCTCCTTACCCCGCAAGGGTGTGATGGCGCTCGAATACGCCCTGTTCCGACGCGGTGCGCTGACGATGGCGCCGTCCCAGCTCGGCGCCTTCACACGGTCGTCTCCCGACCATGCAACGCCCAACATCCAGTTTCACGTCCAGCCGTTGTCGCTCGACAAGTTTGGCGAGATGCCCCACGCATTCCCGGCATTCACCGCGAGTGTCTGCAACTTGCGCCCAACGAGCCGGGGCAGCGTGCGGCTCGCCTCCCCGAATCCGACGGTCCAACCGGCGATCCGCTTGAACTCCCTGACGACCCCCGAGGACGAGCGCGTCGCCATCGACTCGCTGAAGGTCGTTCGCCACATCGCCTCCATGCCGGCCTTGCAACGATACCATCCCGAGGAGTATCGGCCCGGGCCCGCTGCAGTGACGGACGATGATCTGCTCGATGCCGCCCGTCAGATAGGCACCACCATTTTTCATCCTGTCGGGACCGCCAAGATGGGAACGGATGACGATCCGATGGCGGTCGTGGACAACAGGCTGCGCGTTCGCGGACTGTCCGGGCTGCGTGTGGCAGATGCCTCGGTCATGCCGTTCATCACGAGCGGCAATACGAATTCGCCGACCTTGATGATAGCCGAGAAGGCGGCTGCCATGATCCGCGAAGACAATGCATGA
- a CDS encoding Fluoroacetate dehalogenase: MMTSEFLPGFETKEIETAGARIHLAIGGSGRPLLMLHGHPQTHLTWHKIAPRLAERFTVVLPDLRGYGDSGKPAGGQHHVNYSKRAMAADQIEVMRALGFARFDLAGHDRGARVAHRMALDHPEAVQRIAVFDIAPTLTMYERTNQEFATRYFWWFFLIQPAPLPERMIAADPEFFLRRHIEGQIKVPGATSEALFAEYLRCYLDPATRHAICEDYRAASTIDLDHDRADVDRRIRVPLFALWGARGTVGRLYDVLDTWREKASDVRGRAIDCGHCPQEEAPEETLSELLTFLAS, from the coding sequence ATGATGACAAGTGAATTCCTGCCCGGCTTCGAGACGAAGGAGATCGAGACCGCGGGCGCGCGCATCCACTTGGCGATCGGCGGGAGCGGGCGGCCGCTGCTGATGCTGCACGGCCATCCGCAGACGCATCTGACTTGGCACAAGATCGCGCCTCGCCTGGCGGAGCGATTCACGGTCGTGTTGCCGGACCTCCGCGGCTACGGCGATTCCGGCAAGCCCGCGGGCGGGCAGCATCACGTCAACTATAGCAAGCGCGCGATGGCGGCCGATCAGATCGAGGTGATGCGCGCCCTTGGCTTTGCGCGATTCGATCTCGCCGGCCACGACCGCGGTGCCCGCGTGGCGCACCGAATGGCGCTCGATCATCCGGAGGCCGTCCAGCGGATCGCGGTCTTCGACATTGCGCCGACTTTGACCATGTACGAGCGCACGAACCAAGAATTCGCAACACGCTATTTCTGGTGGTTCTTCCTGATCCAGCCTGCTCCGTTGCCAGAGCGTATGATCGCAGCTGACCCTGAGTTCTTTCTGCGGCGGCATATCGAGGGGCAGATCAAGGTTCCGGGTGCGACGAGCGAGGCGCTCTTCGCCGAATACCTGCGCTGCTACCTGGACCCCGCGACCCGTCATGCCATTTGCGAGGATTACCGGGCCGCCTCCACCATCGATCTCGATCACGATCGAGCCGATGTCGATCGCCGTATCCGGGTGCCGCTCTTCGCGCTCTGGGGAGCTCGAGGTACGGTCGGGCGCCTCTACGATGTCTTGGACACCTGGCGGGAGAAGGCGAGCGACGTCCGGGGCCGCGCGATCGATTGCGGCCATTGTCCGCAGGAAGAAGCGCCCGAGGAGACGCTAAGCGAACTTTTGACGTTCCTCGCATCGTAG
- a CDS encoding FAD-dependent monooxygenase translates to MAAWAVFPRGLTMADRVLVVGAGPVGLTMAIELARYNVPVRLIDRMTVRSDKSRAVALWSRTLELLDRAGATDDLLAIGNKVTVANILAGSHLIGRIGFEEVQSPYPFALMVPQCDTEAVLEHCLEDRGAKSELGVELVDFTQDADGVSAVLRSVDGREQTERFQWLIACDGAHSTIRHQLGLAFDGDTMANDWTLGDFHLSGSPFPPSELATYWHEDGVIVFLPMCPDRYRLIANLGPSTDEMPVPLTREQFQAVVDRRGPGGLVLTDTIWTTAFRINERQVEDYRSGRVFLAGDAAHVHSPAGGQGMNTGMQDAFNLAWKLALVCHGLSTAPELLDSYSVERKAVGASVIQSSGRLTKAAMLHGHTAQSLRNLVAHAVMGLSPVRRAIVEAMAEISIGYPESPLNGPASGEGLAVGARARPLADEPPYGSGNLPRFSLRAEPGQAEEIAARYPRLVEAGIRPASPGEGIELVRPDGYVAASASSSNWEDIVAYLDGLDQPTTGHLPWSQVIDRRP, encoded by the coding sequence ATGGCGGCCTGGGCCGTGTTTCCAAGGGGGCTGACAATGGCCGACCGTGTTCTCGTCGTTGGCGCGGGCCCTGTGGGCCTGACGATGGCGATCGAGCTTGCACGATACAATGTTCCCGTCCGCCTGATCGACAGAATGACAGTCCGCAGCGACAAGTCCAGGGCGGTCGCGCTTTGGAGCCGAACCTTGGAACTCCTGGACCGGGCGGGCGCGACGGATGATCTGCTGGCGATCGGCAACAAGGTCACTGTCGCCAATATACTTGCCGGCAGTCATCTGATCGGGCGCATCGGCTTCGAGGAGGTCCAGTCACCTTATCCCTTCGCATTGATGGTTCCGCAGTGCGACACGGAAGCCGTCCTGGAGCATTGTCTCGAAGATCGCGGCGCGAAGTCGGAGCTCGGTGTCGAACTCGTCGATTTTACCCAGGATGCCGACGGGGTTTCCGCCGTTCTACGCTCTGTTGACGGACGGGAGCAAACCGAGCGCTTTCAATGGCTCATAGCCTGTGACGGGGCGCACAGCACGATCAGACATCAGCTCGGCCTGGCGTTCGATGGTGATACAATGGCCAATGACTGGACGCTTGGAGATTTCCATCTCTCAGGATCCCCCTTTCCCCCGTCGGAGCTCGCGACTTACTGGCACGAGGACGGGGTCATCGTCTTCTTGCCGATGTGCCCCGACCGCTATCGCCTTATCGCCAATCTCGGTCCCTCGACCGACGAGATGCCCGTTCCGCTCACGCGTGAACAATTTCAGGCGGTGGTCGATCGCCGCGGGCCCGGTGGGCTGGTCTTGACGGACACGATCTGGACGACCGCCTTCCGCATTAACGAAAGGCAAGTCGAGGACTATCGTTCCGGCCGGGTTTTTCTGGCGGGTGACGCGGCGCATGTCCACAGCCCAGCCGGTGGACAGGGCATGAACACGGGCATGCAGGACGCATTCAATCTGGCCTGGAAACTGGCGTTGGTCTGTCACGGTCTTTCGACAGCTCCTGAGCTGCTCGACAGCTACAGCGTTGAGCGGAAAGCTGTCGGGGCATCGGTGATCCAGTCATCGGGCCGGCTGACGAAGGCGGCTATGCTGCACGGCCATACCGCTCAGAGCCTTCGTAACCTGGTCGCCCACGCCGTCATGGGTCTTTCGCCAGTCCGCCGGGCCATCGTGGAGGCTATGGCGGAAATTTCGATCGGCTACCCAGAAAGTCCGCTCAATGGTCCGGCTTCGGGTGAGGGCCTTGCCGTCGGCGCCCGCGCACGGCCTCTGGCTGACGAGCCGCCCTATGGCTCAGGCAATCTACCGCGCTTCAGCCTGCGGGCCGAGCCCGGCCAAGCAGAGGAGATCGCAGCGCGCTATCCGCGACTGGTCGAGGCCGGGATCCGGCCTGCCTCGCCCGGGGAGGGTATCGAACTCGTGCGGCCGGACGGCTATGTCGCCGCGTCCGCCTCTTCCAGCAACTGGGAAGACATCGTTGCCTATCTCGATGGCCTCGACCAACCCACGACGGGGCACCTCCCTTGGTCCCAGGTGATCGATCGTCGACCCTGA
- a CDS encoding Isochorismatase produces MVEHATTLLLLVDLQNAFCDANGSIAAQGWDITTLTAAAQHCNRLASEARERGIPVAWTRMMFRPDYSDAGIVRRMRPNLCRMGGLRAGTADVELTPLVSVAADDILIDKARHSSLYGTPLEVILRARNIERVIVGGVTTSMCVETTVRDLAQRDYEVIVPREACADFDAERHEASLTVMAFGFARVVPIAEAFTTPPLPIV; encoded by the coding sequence ATGGTTGAGCACGCAACAACACTTCTGCTGCTCGTTGATCTCCAGAACGCCTTCTGTGACGCCAATGGGTCTATAGCGGCGCAAGGCTGGGATATCACAACACTGACCGCAGCGGCGCAGCACTGCAATCGTCTGGCTAGCGAAGCCCGCGAGCGCGGCATCCCTGTCGCCTGGACGAGGATGATGTTCCGCCCGGATTATTCCGACGCAGGCATAGTCCGCCGTATGCGGCCCAACCTCTGCCGTATGGGAGGCCTGCGCGCCGGCACGGCCGATGTCGAATTGACGCCGCTCGTGAGTGTCGCGGCCGACGACATTCTCATCGACAAGGCGCGGCACTCCTCGCTCTATGGCACGCCACTCGAGGTCATTCTTCGGGCAAGGAATATCGAGCGCGTTATCGTGGGCGGCGTTACGACGTCCATGTGTGTCGAGACGACAGTCCGCGACTTGGCGCAACGCGATTACGAAGTCATCGTGCCCCGCGAAGCATGTGCCGACTTCGACGCCGAACGGCACGAGGCGTCCCTGACAGTGATGGCCTTCGGCTTCGCACGGGTCGTACCGATCGCGGAAGCATTCACGACGCCTCCCCTTCCGATCGTGTGA
- a CDS encoding Amidohydro-rel domain-containing protein: MQGVIDVVVNPLTPQIVAARPAWTKTFHTKKIGRAEEDVASVTHDEMIAQMDAAGIERAFLIACKLGQEGTPGAWHMPYEWIAEAVAAHPTRFHGLAGVDPTEGMEGLRRLEWAVRDLGFIGAHTYPHWFELEPNHRKYYPFYAKCCELNIPIQMQVGQSLVYYDKRPLRSVARPILLDDIACDFPELKLIGIHIGIPWTDEMIAMAWKHPNVYIASDAHSPKYWPASFVHYINSYGRHKVMFGTDFPVLAFKRTLDEIEALGLRPEAQKLFLRDNALRVYGLTP; this comes from the coding sequence GTGCAAGGCGTCATTGATGTCGTTGTGAATCCTTTGACACCACAGATTGTAGCGGCGCGTCCTGCATGGACCAAGACCTTCCACACCAAGAAGATCGGCCGTGCAGAAGAGGACGTTGCGTCGGTCACTCATGACGAGATGATCGCCCAGATGGATGCCGCCGGCATCGAAAGAGCGTTTCTCATTGCCTGCAAGCTGGGTCAGGAGGGAACTCCCGGCGCCTGGCACATGCCCTACGAATGGATCGCTGAAGCCGTCGCAGCCCATCCGACCCGTTTCCACGGCCTCGCTGGCGTCGATCCCACGGAAGGGATGGAAGGCCTTCGGCGCCTCGAATGGGCCGTCCGGGACCTCGGGTTCATCGGCGCCCATACCTATCCGCACTGGTTTGAGCTGGAACCCAACCATCGCAAGTATTATCCGTTCTACGCGAAATGCTGCGAACTGAATATTCCGATCCAGATGCAGGTGGGGCAATCCCTGGTCTATTATGACAAGCGCCCCCTACGGAGCGTTGCGAGGCCCATTCTCCTCGACGACATCGCCTGCGATTTTCCCGAGTTGAAGCTCATCGGGATTCACATCGGGATTCCGTGGACGGATGAGATGATCGCGATGGCGTGGAAACATCCCAACGTCTATATCGCATCGGATGCCCATAGCCCGAAATATTGGCCGGCGAGCTTCGTGCACTACATCAACAGCTACGGTCGCCACAAAGTCATGTTCGGCACGGACTTCCCCGTGCTCGCTTTCAAGCGCACGCTCGATGAAATCGAGGCGCTTGGCCTGCGTCCCGAAGCGCAGAAGCTCTTTTTGCGCGACAATGCCTTGCGAGTCTATGGTCTCACTCCGTAA
- a CDS encoding Amino acid/amide ABC transporter substrate-binding protein (HAAT family): protein MKSTTNALLVSIAITAMLGTAAIAADGTVTLGVVTAQTGPLAPAGKFQQNGFNLAVEQINKAGGFTVGGKTYELALKTYDTRCNVAEGASAMERLATVDKVPVVLGELCSPVAAAEAPVAEDFKVPLIITVPTAGNLTEQGNPYFFRINARDIQLNHGLAKYITDAKLAPLAFLAWNNDTGRGGIEAMKSLLPDSTKIGYVGYFNVGEVDFSSHVTNIRNSGAKAVVLLMDEEPGSIAIRQLRDAGVDVQLIGTLAMGSDRFLQRLNAKYLDGMAQYNSFPPNSPVDRIKTFSTAYKAKFGEETHGFAAQSYDAIFLAVEAMKAAGTTTDGAKIRDALATLTYNGVIGEVKFDSKGQANPPVYVTQWCADGTRKIVLPAALAADCGSG from the coding sequence ATGAAAAGCACGACGAACGCTCTGCTGGTTTCCATTGCGATCACGGCGATGCTCGGCACCGCGGCCATCGCTGCCGACGGCACGGTGACGCTCGGTGTCGTCACCGCACAGACCGGCCCGCTCGCTCCGGCCGGGAAATTTCAGCAGAATGGCTTCAATCTCGCCGTTGAGCAGATCAATAAGGCGGGTGGGTTCACAGTCGGAGGCAAGACCTACGAGCTCGCTCTAAAAACCTACGACACACGCTGCAATGTCGCGGAAGGTGCCTCCGCGATGGAGCGTCTGGCGACTGTCGACAAAGTGCCAGTCGTGCTCGGTGAACTCTGTAGCCCCGTCGCGGCGGCTGAAGCGCCCGTGGCCGAGGACTTCAAGGTTCCCTTGATCATCACGGTGCCCACTGCCGGCAATCTCACGGAGCAGGGCAATCCCTATTTCTTCAGGATCAATGCCCGGGACATTCAGCTTAACCATGGGCTAGCCAAATACATCACCGATGCCAAGCTGGCGCCGCTCGCCTTTCTCGCCTGGAATAACGATACGGGACGCGGTGGTATCGAGGCGATGAAGAGCCTTCTGCCAGACAGCACAAAGATCGGGTATGTCGGCTATTTCAACGTTGGCGAGGTCGATTTTTCCAGCCACGTGACCAACATTCGCAATTCGGGCGCAAAGGCCGTCGTCCTTCTGATGGACGAAGAGCCGGGATCCATTGCGATCCGCCAGCTGCGTGATGCCGGTGTGGATGTGCAGCTGATAGGGACCCTGGCCATGGGTTCGGACCGCTTTTTGCAGCGGCTCAATGCGAAGTATCTTGACGGCATGGCGCAATACAATTCTTTTCCGCCGAATAGTCCCGTTGATCGCATCAAGACGTTCAGTACAGCATACAAGGCAAAATTCGGCGAGGAGACGCACGGATTTGCCGCGCAGTCCTACGACGCGATCTTTCTCGCGGTTGAGGCCATGAAAGCGGCCGGAACGACAACAGATGGTGCAAAAATTCGCGATGCTCTTGCAACCCTCACCTACAACGGTGTTATCGGTGAGGTGAAGTTTGACAGCAAGGGACAGGCGAACCCACCGGTCTATGTCACGCAGTGGTGCGCGGACGGCACCCGAAAGATCGTGTTGCCCGCCGCTCTCGCGGCCGATTGTGGGAGCGGTTGA
- a CDS encoding Gluconolaconase, whose translation MSTPHQLFAEGLRFPEGPVACRDGSLLVVEIASGALTRIGPDGVIRRLATIPGGPNGLAVGPDGAYYVCNNGGFLWHDENGVLRPTGTPPDYVGGCIERIDPVSFSVRSLYTECDNHQLEGPNDLVFDRDGGFYFTDYGKVRHRWRSHGGVYYALPDGSSIVEVAYPMLTPNGIGLSPDGGTLYVAETETGRLWSFDVIGPGHVRKAGFPSPHGGRLLCGLPGFQKFDSLAIDEVGNICVATLYSGVISIISPSGQLIRQVNMPDLFVTNICFGGSDRRTAYLTLSSTGKVISMEWPEAGLALAYDC comes from the coding sequence ATGTCGACGCCACATCAACTGTTTGCTGAGGGCCTCCGGTTCCCAGAGGGACCGGTTGCCTGCAGAGACGGAAGCCTGCTCGTGGTGGAGATCGCCAGCGGTGCCCTCACACGGATTGGCCCCGACGGCGTCATTCGAAGGCTCGCCACGATCCCAGGCGGTCCCAATGGTCTCGCAGTCGGTCCGGATGGCGCCTATTACGTCTGCAATAACGGGGGCTTCCTGTGGCACGATGAAAACGGCGTTCTCAGGCCAACTGGAACACCGCCAGACTATGTCGGAGGCTGCATAGAGAGGATCGACCCGGTCAGTTTCTCTGTAAGGTCTCTTTATACCGAATGTGACAATCACCAGCTTGAGGGCCCCAACGACCTCGTATTCGATCGAGACGGTGGATTTTACTTCACTGACTATGGAAAGGTGCGGCATCGCTGGCGCAGTCATGGCGGCGTATACTACGCGTTGCCGGATGGGTCGTCGATCGTCGAGGTCGCATATCCCATGCTTACCCCCAATGGTATCGGCCTATCTCCCGATGGGGGCACGCTCTATGTCGCCGAGACGGAAACCGGCCGGCTTTGGTCGTTCGACGTTATCGGCCCGGGACATGTTCGTAAGGCGGGCTTTCCCTCGCCACACGGCGGACGACTACTCTGCGGGCTTCCCGGTTTCCAGAAATTCGATAGTCTCGCGATCGATGAAGTGGGAAATATCTGCGTCGCCACACTCTATTCCGGAGTGATTTCTATTATCAGTCCCTCTGGCCAACTCATACGCCAGGTCAACATGCCTGATCTGTTCGTGACAAATATCTGCTTTGGCGGCAGCGATCGCCGGACGGCCTATTTGACACTGTCCAGCACTGGCAAGGTTATATCCATGGAGTGGCCGGAGGCCGGCCTTGCTCTCGCTTACGACTGCTAG
- the ntaA gene encoding Nitrilotriacetate monooxygenase component A, with protein MPRDRHMNFGCILENYGSHPAAWLVSESSADSATDPNHYVGLAKLAESAKLDFVFVADTPCLPEGDIESLSRSPRYINGLEPLTLLAVLSAHTSHIGLVGTLSSSYNEPFNVARAVASLDHLSGGRAAWNVVTTGSLNAPANFGRDANLDHAVRYERAREFVEVVRGLWDTWGDGAIIRNVGESRYFDPRKLRPLNHKGKHFSVAGPLNIARPPQGHPVVVQAGGSDPGRELAAETADMVFMVESSLEGARSYYSDLKGRMKKFGRRPDELRLMQGITIVVGNTIAEAEAKTAVLSSRIHEDVGKTVIGTAIGVDLSGMDFDARIPPDLIPAESNRGQTYHRVISRMAIEEKLTIRQMSARFAESRIGNTLKGTPETIVDTLEAWYRADAVDGFMLRAMAFPDSLRDFSELVVPELQRRGLMRQDYAGKTLRSHLGLARPGN; from the coding sequence ATGCCGCGTGATCGACATATGAATTTCGGCTGCATCCTCGAGAACTATGGCAGCCACCCAGCGGCCTGGCTGGTATCGGAATCGTCGGCGGACAGCGCCACCGACCCGAACCACTATGTCGGCTTGGCGAAACTGGCCGAGAGTGCGAAGCTCGATTTCGTCTTCGTTGCCGATACGCCGTGTCTCCCGGAAGGCGACATCGAATCGTTGAGCCGTTCACCCCGCTACATCAATGGCCTGGAGCCGCTGACCCTCCTCGCGGTGCTCTCGGCCCACACCAGCCATATCGGCCTGGTCGGCACGCTCTCATCCTCCTACAACGAGCCCTTCAACGTCGCGCGCGCTGTCGCTTCGCTCGATCATCTCAGTGGTGGCCGCGCGGCATGGAACGTTGTCACGACCGGCAGCCTGAACGCGCCGGCGAACTTCGGCCGCGATGCGAATCTGGATCATGCAGTCCGCTACGAACGCGCACGTGAATTTGTCGAAGTCGTGCGTGGTCTTTGGGATACGTGGGGCGATGGCGCGATCATTCGTAACGTGGGGGAAAGCCGATACTTCGATCCGCGGAAGTTGCGTCCCCTGAACCACAAGGGGAAGCACTTCTCTGTAGCAGGTCCCCTCAATATCGCTCGCCCACCGCAGGGCCATCCGGTGGTGGTTCAAGCGGGAGGCTCCGATCCCGGCAGGGAGTTGGCCGCCGAGACCGCCGACATGGTCTTCATGGTTGAGAGTTCGCTTGAGGGAGCGCGCAGTTACTACAGCGACCTGAAGGGACGGATGAAAAAATTCGGCCGACGACCCGATGAGCTCAGACTGATGCAGGGTATTACGATCGTCGTCGGCAATACTATCGCTGAAGCTGAAGCCAAGACCGCAGTATTATCTTCTCGCATTCATGAGGATGTCGGCAAGACCGTGATAGGCACCGCGATTGGAGTTGATTTAAGTGGCATGGACTTCGACGCCAGGATCCCCCCTGATCTTATTCCAGCTGAATCCAATCGCGGCCAAACCTATCATCGCGTAATTTCACGCATGGCGATCGAGGAAAAACTCACCATCCGGCAGATGAGCGCGCGTTTTGCCGAATCACGTATCGGCAACACGCTCAAGGGAACGCCCGAAACGATTGTCGATACGCTTGAAGCGTGGTATCGGGCCGACGCTGTCGATGGTTTCATGCTGCGGGCGATGGCATTTCCCGACAGCTTGCGTGATTTCTCCGAGCTCGTTGTACCTGAACTTCAACGGCGCGGGTTGATGCGTCAGGACTACGCTGGGAAGACTTTGCGCAGCCACCTGGGTCTTGCTCGGCCGGGCAACTGA
- the prpB gene encoding 2-methylisocitrate lyase yields MNLRNRVTADGPLVAPGIFDALTASLAAAAGFEALYVSGAAIAYTRLGSSDIGLVSMAEVADVITQIRDRVEIPLIVDADTGYGNALNVRRTVRLFERAGAAAIQIEDQSFPKRCGHLRDKSLISAGEMAGKVKAAVDARASEETLIIARTDAIAVEGFDAALERAHLYVEMGADILFIEAPRSREQMATIGRQFGGLRPLIANMVEGGDTPLSTAEELGEAGFKIVIFGGGIVRALARTAQEYYQSLATHGTNAPFSNRMFDFTELNSVIGTPELLALGKSYDSVQSMRQVEKSIA; encoded by the coding sequence ATGAACTTGCGAAACCGCGTTACGGCAGACGGCCCTCTGGTTGCGCCCGGGATCTTCGACGCTTTGACAGCTTCGCTCGCAGCTGCCGCCGGTTTCGAGGCCCTTTACGTCTCCGGTGCGGCGATCGCTTACACGCGCCTCGGTAGCTCCGACATTGGTCTTGTGTCGATGGCTGAAGTCGCCGACGTGATCACGCAGATACGCGACCGCGTTGAAATTCCGCTCATAGTTGATGCCGACACGGGGTATGGAAATGCCCTCAATGTTCGGCGCACGGTGCGATTGTTTGAGCGTGCGGGCGCTGCGGCCATCCAGATTGAGGATCAGTCGTTTCCGAAGCGCTGCGGCCATCTGCGCGACAAGTCCCTGATCTCCGCCGGTGAGATGGCAGGCAAGGTGAAGGCGGCGGTGGATGCGCGTGCGAGCGAGGAAACCTTGATCATCGCGCGTACGGACGCCATTGCGGTCGAAGGTTTCGACGCTGCTCTGGAGCGTGCCCATCTCTATGTCGAAATGGGCGCCGATATCCTCTTTATCGAGGCGCCGCGCTCCCGTGAGCAGATGGCGACTATCGGGCGCCAATTCGGAGGCTTGCGCCCGCTCATCGCTAATATGGTTGAAGGTGGCGACACGCCGCTCAGCACGGCTGAGGAACTTGGCGAGGCCGGCTTCAAGATCGTCATTTTTGGTGGTGGTATTGTGAGAGCGCTGGCGCGGACGGCGCAGGAATACTATCAGTCGCTCGCCACCCATGGCACGAATGCGCCATTCAGCAACCGTATGTTTGACTTCACCGAGTTAAACAGTGTCATCGGCACGCCAGAGTTGCTTGCACTTGGCAAGAGCTACGATTCCGTTCAATCGATGCGCCAGGTCGAGAAAAGCATCGCCTGA
- a CDS encoding hypothetical protein (Evidence 5 : Unknown function) → MPCLSSEHARVAVHSATAHGAPARATRSESGTFLTLYPGQNEQLPDELRPRYCRDYNSLLSSLIALPLLKRIVIHL, encoded by the coding sequence ATGCCCTGCCTGTCAAGCGAGCATGCCCGCGTTGCTGTGCACTCCGCAACAGCACACGGAGCGCCAGCGCGTGCTACCCGCTCAGAGAGCGGCACATTCCTCACATTGTATCCTGGCCAGAATGAACAATTACCCGACGAATTGCGTCCGAGGTATTGCCGTGACTATAATTCACTCCTCTCGTCTCTTATCGCCTTGCCACTCCTAAAGCGTATTGTTATACATTTATAA